The Microbacterium sp. W4I20 genome segment TTTGCCATGTCGGTTCGCCAGTCGCGTGATGCCTGGTCTGGGCTGATGGGCTTCCCGTCGTTGGTGAACAGCAGTCCCCATTCGTTGGGCGGCATGGCGGGAATGTACTTGTCGAGGATGGCTTTGAGTGGTCCGGTGAGCGGGATGATGCGCCACGACTTCGACGACTTGGGCCGCGTGAGATACAGCCCGCCCGTGACGTGCCGGTACTCGTAATCGGCAGGAACTACGGGTTTCCCGTCGACACCTGAGAGAGGGAGCCTGATGAGTTGCCAGGAGAGATCCACAACATCGGTGACGCGATCGACTTCTAGCCCGAGGACTTCGCCACGTCGGGCGCCGGTCAACAGTGCGGTAGCCCACCGCGCGCCACGTACGGGGTCTTGTGAGGCCTGTTCGAGGAAGTGCAGCGCCTCCTCTAGGTCGAGTGCTTCGAGCGCTGGACGGGCCTTCCTGGGTGCTGCGGTCAACTCTGCAGGGTTGCGTCCGATCCGACCTTCACGCATGGCGATCTTGAACGAAACCGACATGGTTCGGTGCGCGAGTAGTGCGGTCGTCGAGGACAGCCCTTTCGCGAGGATCGAGTCATGAACCCGGCGCACATGGGTCGCGGTGACTTTGTCCAGCTTCACCTTCCCAATAGCAGGGATGATGTGGTTGTTCACGGTGCGCCGGTAACCATCGAGCGTGTTCGGGCGCACCTCTTTCGCCGCCACCTGTTCGACCCAGTAGTTCAGCCACTGTTCGACCGTCTGGTTCGCGGTAGGCAGGTCGCCACGTCGCTCGAGCTCGGACTTGATCTTGGCGAGTTCGGCGAGCAACTCCTTCTTGTCCTTGCGCCGGATCTTCTTGCGTCGGCGCTCACCATTCAGCGGCGGAAGTTCGACGACACCGGTCCAGTAGCCGCGACTGTCCTTGAAGACAGACCCCTCGCCCTTACCGCGCATGCGAAACCCCGTTGAGGTGAGCGGCAACGCCGCTACGTGATTGACATGTCACAGATGGCTCCATTCGACTTGACCCCGGGAACGTAGCGCGACTTGAACTGCACCCAGTCGTTCTCGAGAACTCGCTCCATGTCCACTTGGCGCTGGCGGAACCAGTCGCAGTCCTCTCGTGGCGGCACGGGCGTTACCTCGTCTGTTCGACCCATGGACTACTACTCCTTGATGCTTCCGTCGGCCAGCATGGTCGGCCCCGGAACCGCCCGACTCCGAATGCGAGCCATGACGAGGATCGCCGCGTCTAGTTTCTCCTCTGCGATTTCCTCATGCTTCAACGCCACCGGATGGCGGCTACTGGTCAGCTCGTATCGCGCCGCCTCCTCAAGGCTCTTCGTGGCAAGGCGAAGCGCCGAGGCCAACTCCTCCAGCTCGGACTTCGACATGCGCTTGATGTCTCGCAGTTTGGCAGCTTCGTACCTTGTGGTTGTTGTACTCATGCGGATCTCCTAGCGGTGTGGGGCTTCGGTTTGGTGGCGCGGACTCCGTTGTCCGCATCTCTTCTTCTCAGGCTTACGACGTAGGCCACAGCTCGTTCCCTTCCGGCCAAGTTAGGTGTACCCGATGGAGTACCCATTGGTATCGGCGGCTGGCGGTTGCTAGCACCCGATAAAGACACGGTAACACACGGTTTGGATGGAAAACAAGTCGATTTCGGTATGTACCTCACGACTGAAAATCGTGAGGTCACGGGATCGACGCCCGTCGGAGCCACAGGGTGATCGTTACAGTCACCTTAGAAACCCCCACCTAGCTTCTAACATGGTGGGGGTTTTGCTTTGCCTGGCGGCCGTACGCTGGGTGGCATGTCGAAGCCTTCCCGCCGCATCGAACTCACGCTGCGAAAGCCCTGGTTCGCGCTGTACGTCGGAGTGCGACCGACTCTCGTGATCGCCGGTCGCGGCCAGCCGACGCAGTGGGGCCCTGGCACCTGGCAGGTTCCGGCCGATGAGACTTTCGTCCTCGGCGTCTACCTGTTCAACCGGGTGTGGCGGTTCGGCCAGGCGGAGTTCGCGCTCGAGCCAGACGACGCACCGACGCTCGACTACCGCGCGCCCGTGCTCCCCTTCCTCAAGGGACGGATCCGCAATGACCGCTGACCGCGCGCTCCCGAACCTTCCCGCCAGCGACTTCGCGGTCACGAGGCGCTTCTACGAGAGCTTCGGCTTCCGCACGACCTTCAGCGACGACGGCTGGATGATCCTCCGGCGCGGCACGGTCGAGCTCGAGTTCTTCTCGCATCCCGACGTCGATCCTCTGTCCAGCGCCCACCAGTGCACGATCCGCGTCGCCGACCTCGATGAACTCTGGCTGGCGATCCGGGCCACCGGCGTGCCCGTCGCCGACACCGGACATCCGCGGCTCCACGAGCCGCGGATGCAGGACTGGGGCATGCGCGCGGGTTACCTCATCGATCCGGACGGGACGCAGCTCACCCTCATCGAGAACCCGCGCTGACGAGGCTCGACCGCCTACAGGTCGTCCAGCGCACTCCGAGCCTCCTCGAGCCCGCTCGCCGCGGCATCCTTCTGCTCGGCGGCTTTCGCCCGCTGCTTCTGCGCGCCGGGCACGTCCTTCTGCACCCGCTTCCTCTCAGCCCGCAGCGAGGTGAGCGTGGCTTCGAGTTCGGCCTCCTCCGCCGTCAACTCGTCGACCTTCGCCTGCAGCACCTGCAGGGCCTTGTCGTGCTTGGCGAGTTCGCGCTCCGCGGCGAGCACGTCCTTCTCGGCAGCGCTCACCCGCTTCTCCGCCTCTCGCCGCACCCGTCTGGCCTGCAGTTCATCCGTCGGCCGCTCCGGCGCAGGCGCCGGACTCGCGACCTCACCCGCGACCGCAGCACGGATGTCGCTCGACGCCTCGGACGGTTCGAGCGCCCTGATCAACCGACCCGATGCGACGGCGGCCGCAGCCTCCGGAGCGAAGAACGCTGCGGAGATGGTCTGGGTGACAGCCTCCAGGGTGGCCGGCGTGATGCGTTCGCCGCGCGTCGCCGCGAGGTCGGCGGCCATCTCGGCGAGCCGCCGCGTGAGCGTGCGTCGCTCGCGGCCGAGCTTGGCGAGCGCCGCCGCATCCAGGTCGTCCTGAGCCTCCCGCAGCTCCGCCGCCAGCTGCAGGGCCTGGCCCAACTGGTCGGCACGCTCCTGGGCGAAGACGTTCATGACCCAGGCGGCGACCGACGGCTTCCGCAGGGCGCGGATCTGCTCGGCGAGACCGGCGTCTCCGGCATCCTTCGCTCGTCCGTTGCGTTCGGAGACGAAATCCGCCGGCGGGCCGGCGTAGAGCGCGGCCGCGATCTCTTCCAGCGTCGCAGGAGCCATGCGCCCACGATACGCGGACCGGACGATCCGACACGCGATGTCAGGGCTCCCGCCCGAGGCCGTCACTCGAGAAGAAGGAACTCTCCCCAGCCCGATTCGATCAGGACTCTGGTCTTGACCGCGCCGTTGCCAGTGCCGGGATAGAGATAGAGGTCACCGGCAGGGCTCCGCGCGAGAATATCTGCGAGACCGTCTCCGTCGTAGTCGACGCCACCGGTCACCGCGGTGTACTCCTGCCATCCCTCGCCGACGTTGCGCGCGGGCGAGAAGCCGCTGATCGCGCCGGCGTAGAACACCAGCGCGCCGGAATCCCGCACGCCGATGATGTCGCCCCGGCCGTCGTTGTCGAAGTCACCACCGACGAGGAAGTGGAAATTCTCCCACCCTCCGCCAAGGGTCTGGTTCGGCTTCGCGAAGCCGCCGGCGCCGTTGCCGCGGTAGATCGTGAGGACTCCGGTCGAGGACACCCCCAGGACGTCCTGCTTGCCGTCGCTGGTGTAATCCGCTCCGGAAGCGATGTGAAGCATGTCGTACCATCCGGTGCCGGGACTGGTCGTGGGTGACCGGAACCCGCTCGCGCCGGTACCGGCGTGGAAATCGAGCCCGTTCCTCGTCGCGACGAGGATGTCGCCCTTCGTATCGCCGTTGAAGTCGGTGTGAGTGACATGTCTGCGGCTGTCGCCCCAGGACGCCGACACGGTCGTGGCTGCTTGGAAGCCGCCCTTGCCGGTGCCCGCTCGAAGTCTCAGATCGCCGTTGCCGGCGATCAGGAGAACGTCGGCCGCCTTGTCGCCCGTGAAGTCCGCCGAGCCGAACTGCGCTCCCGGCGCGCTGCCCAGACCGGGGAGGTACAGCGGGATGAAGCCACCGCGGGCGACGTTCGACAGACAGGTGAAACCCTGATTGATGGGCGTGTAGACCGCCCCCTTCAATCGGACCTCGAAATGCAGGTGGTTGGCGACCGTGGCCCCCGTCTTGCCGACGACGCCGATCTGCTGCCCGCGGGTCACTCGCGTACCGGGCGCGAATTTTCCGGGAGCTGCCATATGCGCGTACCGCGTGGTGTACCCGCCCGGGTGCTCGATGTCCGTGTAGTTGCCGTATCCGCTGTTCGACGTCCGCGTCTTGATGACGCCGTCGTACGCGGCGAGGATCGGTGCGCCACCTGCGCCGGTGATGTCGATCCCGTCGTGGGCGCGGTAATTGCTTCGGCATCCGTCGCCGACCTTGGACTGGATGTTTCCCGACGCCGGGTAGATCATCTGGCCGTCGGTCGCGGCGGCCGCGGGAGCGGCGGCCCAGATCGACGGGACGAGCACGCCGGCCACCAGCGCCATCGCCGTTGCGATCCCGATCCGGGCGAGACGCCATCGGGAAGTTCGCTTCATCTCGCGTGCTCTCTTGCTAGCTCGGTCGGCCCCAGGGACGAGTGTCCTCCGCCGTCACCGTACCAGGGCGTGCGGATTAACCGAGAGAGCGTCGCCCACGGATGCGAGGCTGTAACCCGCACACCGGCTCCACCTCGCTCAGAGCAGGTCGAACGCTCCCCCGTAGGGCGCCGTGTCGTCACCCGTGTCACGATGATCCACTTGCACGGAGTCGACGGAGATGACCACCTGACTCCCCGTAGAGATGAACACGCTCACCGATCGGTTGCCCACCACGACGAAGTCCACGAATCGGCCGCCGCCTTGAGCGGCCGACACGATCTCCTCCTTGATACGGTCCACGTCCTGCCCCTGCGCCAGGAAGAAGCCCACGTCATTGACCGCGATCTGGGTGCGAACCATCGTCTGCATCTCAGTCATCCCACTCGCCTCCCCGTCATCTGTCATGCCGCGAACGTAGCTCCGCGGGCACCCGGACAGAAGGGGATTGCGCCCGAGACGATTACCGGGCATGCACGCCCTCCGCACCCGCCGGCGTGCGGTGCCATATATCGCGGTGTACGGTTCACTCATGGGCAGACTGCGCTATGACGGGATCTCGGATCCGATCCTGATCGAAGACGTGACATTGGCGCACCTGAAGATCGTGATCGCGACGAAGCTCCGACGCCAGGAGAGCTTCATGATGACCTGGAGGCCGGTCAGCGACGGCATCGACAGGCGCGCGACGGTGTGGATCCACCCGGCCATCCCCCTGCAGTTCGGCTTCGACAGCGCTGACCCGCCTCCCATCGACCCGCATCTGATCGCCGAGATGATGAAGGCACTGAACGCCACCGGAGAGCTGGTCCTCGACCACCTCGTCGACTCCCTCTGACCGAGGACTCCACGGTGTCGGAGCCCCGCCCCCTGCCCCATGTCGGGTTTGCCGGCCTCGGGATCATGGGCACGCCGATGGCTGCCAACCTCGTGCGCGCCGGTCTCGATGTGAGGGTGTGGAACCGCACGGCCGCGGCGACCGCGGAGCTCGCCGACGCCGGCGCCACCGTCGCTCCGACCGTCGACGGGTTGTTCGCCACCGCGCGCGTCGTCGTGCTCATGCTGCGCGACGAACCGGCCGTCGATGCCGTGCTCTCCCGCGGCTCGGCACGGTTCGGCGAGCTGGTGCGCGACCACATCATCGTGCAGATGGGAACCTTCACCCCGGACTTCTCTCGCACCCTCGCCGAAGAGGTCCAGCGCGCCGGCGGCGCCTACGTCGAAGCGCCGGTCTCCGGGTCGCGCGGCCCGGCCGCGGCCGGCACTCTCGTGGCGATGCTCGCAGGGCCCGCGGATGCCATCGCCGAAGTGGCGCCCGTCATCGACGCCATGTGTGCCCAGCGGTTCGTGTGCGGCGACGTGCCGGCAGCTCTCGGGATGAAACTCGCGGTGAACACCTTCCTCATCACGATGGTCACGGGCCTCGCCGAGGCGTTCCATTTCGCCGCGGCCACGGGAGCAGACATCGAGGTGCTCCGGAAGGTCATCGACGCGGGTCCGATGGCGTCGGCGGTGTCACGCGGCAAGTCCGCGATGGTGACCGCAGGCGACTTCACCGCGCAGGCGGCGGTCGGCGACGTCCTGAAGAACGCGGAACTGATCGAAGACGCCGCTCTCGCCGCCGGCATCCCGCACCCGCTCATCGCCGTGTGCCGCGAGCTGTTCGCGGAGGCCTCCGCCGCGCACCGCGATGACGACATGATCGCGGTGATCACCGCGATCGCCGGGCGCCGAAACTGAGCGCGCGCGATCGGGTCGACGCAACTAGGCTGGATGCGCGCCAACGCTCGGCCTGACCTCCATGAGGTCTCGGCCCTGGCGTGAGCACACGACCTCCCCTTCGATCCACTCGACCCCGCCCCGCGGGGACGGAGCCGCCGCTCCGCGACGTGGCCTCGGCAGAAAGGCTTCATCCCCATGAGCGAATCCTCCGGAAACGCCGACCGCGACGAGCGGTCGCCCGACTTCTTCGACCAGCTGATCGAGACGGCCCCCCGCGAGTCGCAGTCCGCTTTCACCGTGGGCTTCCGCGGTTACGACAAGGGCGAGGTGGACGCCGCTCTCGCAACCCTCCGCACGCAGCTGCAGCAGCTCACGGCCGACCTCGCCGAGACCAAGGCCCACCAGTCCGAGGCCGTCGACGCCGCACGCGACGAGGAGCGTGCCGCACGCGAGGCCCTCGAGGGGGAACTCAGCGCCGCGCACGCGAAGGCGTCCGACGCCGAGCAGCAGATCGCCACCCTCACCTCCGAGCTCGTCGACGCGCCGCAGCCCGACGGACAGGAAGCGCCCTCGCGTCAGCAGTTCGAAGCCATCCTCCGCGTCGCCGAGGAGCAGGCGAACGTCCTCATCCAGAACGCGGCCGTGCAGGCCGACCGCCTGATGACCTCGGCGCGCGAGGAAGTCACCGCGCAGCGTGCCGAGGCCCAGGCCGACGCCGAGCGGATCACGGCTCAGGCCCAGCGCGACGCCGACCAGGTGCGCCTGAAGATGGACACCGAGTACACCGCGCACGAGGCCCGTATCGAGCGCGAAGCCGCCCATGCCGCTGAGAAGGTCAACCAGGCCGCGCAGGAGGCGACCGCGATTCGCACCGAGGCCGAGAAGGGCGCGGCCGCGCTGCGCTCGCTCGTCACGCGTGAGACCACCCAGCTGCGGGCGGATGCCGAACGCGAGGTGCGCGACATGAACGCGCGCGTCCTGGAGTTCGAGGAGACGCTCACCCGCCGTCAGGACGACGCTCAGCAGGAGTTCCTCGTGCTGCACAACCAGGCCGTCGCCCACGCCGAGCGCATCACGAACGACGCCAACGAGCAGGTCGCGGCGTCCCTCGAGCATGCCCAGCGCATCTCGTCACGTGCCGAGGACTACGAGCGCCTGACGCGTTCCCAGGCGCAGACCATCGAAGCCGACGCGCAGGTGCGCGCCCGCGAGATCCTCGACCGCGCTCGCGTGAAGTCGCAGAAGATCGTCGACTCGGTCACCGGTCACACCACCGCGGTGCTCCATGACGCCGAGGACCGGACCCGTCAGCTGCGCTGGCAGCAGCAGCAGCTCACGAGCTTCATGGCCGAGGTGCGCGAGCTGATCCGCCCGGACGGCGTCTTCTCGGACGACTCGCTTCCTGCCGCGATCGCCGATGCCGCCCCAGGATCCGACGAGACGCCGGCGAAGCCGAAGTCGAACGCGAAGTCGAAGGGCAAGGCCGCGGACGACAGCGCGAACGAGGAGTTCCTCGGCGACGAGGTGCTCGACGACGAGCGGGACGACGACCGACCGCTCGAGAAGATCACCATCGATGTGGTCGAGGTCGACGAGAACACCACGCGCTGACCCGCAGATCGCTCCGATGAGGGCGGCATCCACCGGTCGGTGGATGCCGCCCTCATCCGTTCCACGGCTATCGCTCTCTGTCGCATCGCGTCAAGCTGAGGAGCATGACAGACAGCGTGATCGAGGTCCGCGACCTCCGCAAGGACTACGGCGGCTTCTCGGCCGTCGACGGCATCAGCTTCGACATCGCGCGCGGCGAGACCTTCGCCCTGCTGGGGCCGAACGGCGCGGGCAAGTCCACGACGATCGAGATCCTCGAGGGTTATCGGCACCGCAGCTCCGGTGACGTGCAGGTGCTCGGCGTCGACCCCGCACGTGGCGGCCTCGACTGGAAGGCGCGTCTCGGCATCGTGCTCCAGTCGACCGGGGAGGCCGGATCCTTCACCGTGCGCGAGCTGCTGACGGAGTTCGCGGGCTATTACCCGCACCCTCGGGACGTCGACGAGGTGATCGCCGCGGTCGGCCTCGAGCAGAAGCAGCGCACGCGGGCCGCTCGCCTGTCGGGTGGGCAGCAGCGCCGACTCGACGTCGCTCTCGGGATCATCGGCCGGCCGGAGCTCCTCTTCCTCGATGAGCCGACGACCGGCTTCGACCCTGAAGCACGACGGCAGTTCTGGGACCTGATCCGCTCGCTCAAGGCGGAGGGGACGAGCATCCTGCTGACGACGCACTACCTCGACGAGGCCGCCCATCTCGGCGACCGCGCTGCCGTGATCGTCGGCGGGACGATCGCTGCGATCGGCCGCATCGACGAACTCGGCGGCCCCGAGTCCCGCATCCCGCTCGTGCGCTGGATCGACGCCTCCGGCCATCGACGGGAGGAGCGCACGGACGCCCCTGGCGCGCTCGTCGCCGACCTGCAGCGCGACGGCGAACCCCCGGGTCTCGAGGTCGTCCGCCCGACGCTGGAAGACGTGTACCTCGAGCTGATCCACGCGTTCGACCTGCGCTCCGAGGAGAAGGGGGCATGACCACCACGACCACCACCCCGCAGGCACGATTCGGCCTCGCGCGCACCCTGCGCCTGGGGGTCCGCCGCGTCCCGTTCGAGCTGCGCCAGTACTTCCGCGCCGGCGACCAGGTGTTCTTCACCTTCCTGTTCCCGACGCTCATGTACGTGCTGTTCGCCACGATCTTCACCGGTGACATCGGCGAGGGTCCCGACGCCATCAGCATCGCGACCTATTACCTTCCCGGACTGATCGCCGGCGGCATCCTGCTCTCCGGCGTGCAGGGCCCGGCTCTCGAGATCGCTGCGGAGAAGAGCGACGGCACCCTCAAGCGCCTCGGCGGCACTCCCCTCTCGCCCGTCACGTACTTCATCGGGAAGATCGGCGAGGTGTTCGTCACCGCGATCCTGCAGATCGCCCTGCTGATCGCCGTCGCAGTGGTCGTCTACCGCGTCGAGCTGCCGACGGATGCCGCGGCCTGGGGCCGCTTCGCCTGGGTCTTCGTCCTCGGGCTCATCGCCTGTACCCTGCTGGGCATCGCCCTGTCGTCGGTGCCGCGCTCCGGCAAGTCCTCCGCAGCGGTCGTGATCCCGGTCGTGCTGCTGGTGCAGTTCCTGTCCGGCGTGTACATCGCCTTCTCGGCGCTGCCGGAGTGGCTGCAGAACGCCGCGGGCATCCTTCCCGTGAAGTGGATCGCCCAGGGGATGCGCTCTGTCTTCTTCCCGGACTCGTTCCGAGCGGCGGAGACGAGTGGTTCCTGGGAGGTCGGGCTCATCGCGGTGATGCTGCTGGTGTGGATCGTGGTCGGCCTGGTGCTCAGTCGGCTCACGTTCCGCTGGATCCGTCGCGACCGCTGACCCGTCGGATGCGGCACCGGGAGAACGAGATGGGAGAGTGGTCATCATGAGGACGGCAGCCAAGGAACGACTCGGTTGGGACCTCGCCTCGGCGGCCCTGTTCGTCGTGACCATGCTCCTCGCCTTCACGCTCCCGTCCCGATTCCCCGGCTCCTCCTGGCTGCTGGTGGCGACAGGATGCGGCATCGCCGCCGTCTACGCGTTCGGCGCCCGGCGCTACGTGAGCATCCGGGAGAGCCCGGAGCCCTCACCGCTGACATCGGGGCTGCTGCAGGCGGCACTGATCGCACTGCTGGCGTTGGGCACGTCGATCGAGCCGACCATGATGCTGCTGCAGACCCTCGTGCTGCCGTTGATCTGGATGACCTCGCGATCGACGACGCAGTCGATCGTCGTCACCCTGATGAATGCCGGCATCCTCACCTTCGCGTACGCCGCATCGGCGGGCTTCACCCCGGGGATGATCCTGGGCGGCGCCATCACCTCGGGCCTCTCCGCGGCGTTCAGCGTGGCCCTGGGGCTGTGGATCACGCGCATCGCAGAGTGGGGCACCGAACGTCAGCGGCTGCTGGCCGAACTCACCGACACCCAGCAGGGGCTGGAGGCGGCGAGCCGCGAGGCAGGAGCGGCAGCCGAAAGGGCTCGCCTCGCACGCGAGGTGCATGACACGATCGCGCAGAGCCTCACCAGCATCGTCATGCTCGCGGAGCGCAGCCGGCACGACGGCTCCCGCGACACGATCGGACTCATCGAGGAAGCCGCCAGGGAGGCGCTGCGCGAGGCGCGGGCGCTCGTCGTCGTCGAATCCCCCGCCGCCGACTCGTCCGCGTCGCTCGCGGAAGCACTGCGGCGGCTGGGCGAGCGGTTCGCCCGCGAGACCGGGGTCCCGGTGTCGGTCACCGCCTCTCCCCTCGTCGTGCCGCGCGACATCCAGGTCGTGCTCCTCCGCTGTGCGCAGGAAGGCCTCGCGAACGTGCGCAAGCACGCGGCCGCAGCGTCGGCCTCGCTCGCGCTGACGGTGTCCGACGACGACGCCGCGCTCGTGGTGAGCGATGACGGGCGGGGACTCGACGGCCGGGATCTCGGCGAACAGCGCGGTTTCGGCCTCTCGGGCATGCGCGACCGTGTCGGCCTGGTCGGCGGCACACTCGAGGTGCGCGACGGCGAGACCGGCGGCACCGCCCTCACCGTCCGCATCCCGCTCGCCGTGCGACAGGAGACCACATGATCCGCGTCATCGTCGTCGACGACCACCCGATCGTCCGATCCGGGATCATCGGTCTGCTCTCCCTCGACAACGAGCTCGAGGTGGTCGGTGAGGCCGCTGACGGCGCAGAGGCGATCGCTCTCGCGACGTCGCTCCGCCCCGACGTGGTGCTCATGGATCTCCGCATGCCGGAGGTCTCGGGAGCCGAGGCGACTGCCCGGATCACCGCCGAGCTTCCGGGGGTGCGGGTGCTCGTCCTCACCACGCATGAGGACGACGACGACATCCTCAGCGCGATCGAGGCCGGCGCCAGCGGCTATCTGCTCAAGGCAGCGCCGCATGCCGAGATCGTCGCCGGCATCCGTTCCGTCGCGGATGGCCACACGGTTCTGGCCCCGACGATCGCCGCCACCTTGGTGACGCGCATGCGCACGCAGGACCCGGCGCGGCCCGCACTCAGTCCCCGCGAGCTCGAAGTGCTACGGCTCGTCTCGCGTGGGCGCAGCAACCCCGAGATCGCCCGCGAGCTGTTCATCGGCGAGGCGACCGTGAAGACGCATCTGCTGCACGTGTTCGAGAAGCTCGAGGTGTCCGATCGGACCAGAGCGGTGACCCTGGCGCTGGAGCTCGGGCTGCTCTGAGCCGATCGCGCACGTCGGGCACAGAAAAGCCCGGCATCGCGGAGAAGCTCACGCGATGCCGGGCTGAGGCTGAAGTGTTACGGCCGTCCGAACTGGGCGACTGCCGGGCAGTCGAACGGATCTGCACCCGCGGAGAGGCCGACCCGGTTGAGGTAGTCGATCACGATCTTGTACGAGCGCAGCAGGTTGGTCTCGGTGTACGGCACGTCGTTCGCCGCGCAGTAGTCGCGGACGATCTCACGAGCCTTCGCCAGATGCGGGCGCGGCATGCTCGGGAACAGGTGGTGCTCCACCTGGTAGTTGAGGCCGCCCATGAGCCAGGTCGTCGCCCATCCACCGGTGATGTTGCGAGAGGTGCGCACCTGCTTGGTGAAGAAGTCGAGACGGGCGCCCGGCTCGATGATCGGCATGCCCTTGTGGTTCGGGGCGAATGCCGCTCCCATGTAGACGCCGAAGACGGCGAACTGCACACCCAGGAAGGCGAATGCCATTCCGAGCGGGAGCATCATGAACACGGGAACGAGGAGGAGCACGAAACGAGCAGCGATGATGCTGAGCTCGATCCAGCGTCCCTTGACGTTCTTCGTCGTCAGGAGGTACTTGAGACCGAGGAAGTGGAGGTTGAGTCCCTCGAGCGTGAGCAGCGGGAAGAAGAGCCAGCCCTGCTTGCGGGTGATCAGCTTGATGAGACCCTTCGCCTTCGCGGCATCCTCTTCGAGGAACGAGATCGTGTCGACCTCGATGTCGGGGTCCTTGCCGACCTGGTTCGGGTTTCCGTGGTGCTTGGTGTGCTTCGAGTCCCACCAGGAGTAGCTCATGCCGATGCTGGCGATCACGATGCGGGCGAGCTTGAAGTTCGCGGGTCCCGTGGTCAGGATCTGACGGTGCGCCGCCTCATGTCCGAGGAAGGCGATCTGCGTCAGGATGAT includes the following:
- a CDS encoding tyrosine-type recombinase/integrase — translated: MRGKGEGSVFKDSRGYWTGVVELPPLNGERRRKKIRRKDKKELLAELAKIKSELERRGDLPTANQTVEQWLNYWVEQVAAKEVRPNTLDGYRRTVNNHIIPAIGKVKLDKVTATHVRRVHDSILAKGLSSTTALLAHRTMSVSFKIAMREGRIGRNPAELTAAPRKARPALEALDLEEALHFLEQASQDPVRGARWATALLTGARRGEVLGLEVDRVTDVVDLSWQLIRLPLSGVDGKPVVPADYEYRHVTGGLYLTRPKSSKSWRIIPLTGPLKAILDKYIPAMPPNEWGLLFTNDGKPISPDQASRDWRTDMAKYGIQKDVRLHDARHSTVDLLLEAGIPEDLVMDIVGHSVRATTRAYKSPQNRKRLIAAMEQFALLFTPPETINQIEQNRETA
- a CDS encoding bleomycin resistance protein; its protein translation is MTADRALPNLPASDFAVTRRFYESFGFRTTFSDDGWMILRRGTVELEFFSHPDVDPLSSAHQCTIRVADLDELWLAIRATGVPVADTGHPRLHEPRMQDWGMRAGYLIDPDGTQLTLIENPR
- a CDS encoding transposase translates to MAPATLEEIAAALYAGPPADFVSERNGRAKDAGDAGLAEQIRALRKPSVAAWVMNVFAQERADQLGQALQLAAELREAQDDLDAAALAKLGRERRTLTRRLAEMAADLAATRGERITPATLEAVTQTISAAFFAPEAAAAVASGRLIRALEPSEASSDIRAAVAGEVASPAPAPERPTDELQARRVRREAEKRVSAAEKDVLAAERELAKHDKALQVLQAKVDELTAEEAELEATLTSLRAERKRVQKDVPGAQKQRAKAAEQKDAAASGLEEARSALDDL
- a CDS encoding VCBS repeat domain-containing M23 family metallopeptidase, which produces MKRTSRWRLARIGIATAMALVAGVLVPSIWAAAPAAAATDGQMIYPASGNIQSKVGDGCRSNYRAHDGIDITGAGGAPILAAYDGVIKTRTSNSGYGNYTDIEHPGGYTTRYAHMAAPGKFAPGTRVTRGQQIGVVGKTGATVANHLHFEVRLKGAVYTPINQGFTCLSNVARGGFIPLYLPGLGSAPGAQFGSADFTGDKAADVLLIAGNGDLRLRAGTGKGGFQAATTVSASWGDSRRHVTHTDFNGDTKGDILVATRNGLDFHAGTGASGFRSPTTSPGTGWYDMLHIASGADYTSDGKQDVLGVSSTGVLTIYRGNGAGGFAKPNQTLGGGWENFHFLVGGDFDNDGRGDIIGVRDSGALVFYAGAISGFSPARNVGEGWQEYTAVTGGVDYDGDGLADILARSPAGDLYLYPGTGNGAVKTRVLIESGWGEFLLLE
- a CDS encoding NAD(P)-dependent oxidoreductase, which gives rise to MSEPRPLPHVGFAGLGIMGTPMAANLVRAGLDVRVWNRTAAATAELADAGATVAPTVDGLFATARVVVLMLRDEPAVDAVLSRGSARFGELVRDHIIVQMGTFTPDFSRTLAEEVQRAGGAYVEAPVSGSRGPAAAGTLVAMLAGPADAIAEVAPVIDAMCAQRFVCGDVPAALGMKLAVNTFLITMVTGLAEAFHFAAATGADIEVLRKVIDAGPMASAVSRGKSAMVTAGDFTAQAAVGDVLKNAELIEDAALAAGIPHPLIAVCRELFAEASAAHRDDDMIAVITAIAGRRN
- a CDS encoding DivIVA domain-containing protein codes for the protein MSESSGNADRDERSPDFFDQLIETAPRESQSAFTVGFRGYDKGEVDAALATLRTQLQQLTADLAETKAHQSEAVDAARDEERAAREALEGELSAAHAKASDAEQQIATLTSELVDAPQPDGQEAPSRQQFEAILRVAEEQANVLIQNAAVQADRLMTSAREEVTAQRAEAQADAERITAQAQRDADQVRLKMDTEYTAHEARIEREAAHAAEKVNQAAQEATAIRTEAEKGAAALRSLVTRETTQLRADAEREVRDMNARVLEFEETLTRRQDDAQQEFLVLHNQAVAHAERITNDANEQVAASLEHAQRISSRAEDYERLTRSQAQTIEADAQVRAREILDRARVKSQKIVDSVTGHTTAVLHDAEDRTRQLRWQQQQLTSFMAEVRELIRPDGVFSDDSLPAAIADAAPGSDETPAKPKSNAKSKGKAADDSANEEFLGDEVLDDERDDDRPLEKITIDVVEVDENTTR
- a CDS encoding ABC transporter ATP-binding protein: MTDSVIEVRDLRKDYGGFSAVDGISFDIARGETFALLGPNGAGKSTTIEILEGYRHRSSGDVQVLGVDPARGGLDWKARLGIVLQSTGEAGSFTVRELLTEFAGYYPHPRDVDEVIAAVGLEQKQRTRAARLSGGQQRRLDVALGIIGRPELLFLDEPTTGFDPEARRQFWDLIRSLKAEGTSILLTTHYLDEAAHLGDRAAVIVGGTIAAIGRIDELGGPESRIPLVRWIDASGHRREERTDAPGALVADLQRDGEPPGLEVVRPTLEDVYLELIHAFDLRSEEKGA
- a CDS encoding ABC transporter permease, which codes for MTTTTTTPQARFGLARTLRLGVRRVPFELRQYFRAGDQVFFTFLFPTLMYVLFATIFTGDIGEGPDAISIATYYLPGLIAGGILLSGVQGPALEIAAEKSDGTLKRLGGTPLSPVTYFIGKIGEVFVTAILQIALLIAVAVVVYRVELPTDAAAWGRFAWVFVLGLIACTLLGIALSSVPRSGKSSAAVVIPVVLLVQFLSGVYIAFSALPEWLQNAAGILPVKWIAQGMRSVFFPDSFRAAETSGSWEVGLIAVMLLVWIVVGLVLSRLTFRWIRRDR